The proteins below are encoded in one region of Saccopteryx leptura isolate mSacLep1 chromosome 1, mSacLep1_pri_phased_curated, whole genome shotgun sequence:
- the LOC136388617 gene encoding LOW QUALITY PROTEIN: putative olfactory receptor 5AK3 (The sequence of the model RefSeq protein was modified relative to this genomic sequence to represent the inferred CDS: inserted 2 bases in 1 codon), with translation MLVMEQINGSLVTEFILLGFAGQHKFWHILLIVFLVIYVTTLVGNIGMILLIRIESGLHTPMYFFLQYLAFVDLCYSSAITPKMLQNXVETENSISFIGCMVQLLVYGAFITIDCYILAAMAADRYVAICNPLHYPTVMTQTVCIQLLAGSYVSGFLNASVNTSFTFSLNLCKSNKINHFFCDATPILALSCCNIDLNVMLPTVFVGFNLTFTVLVVIFSYLYILAAILKISSGAGRRKAFSTCASHLTAVTIVYGTLSYMYLHHGTNESQEQEKMASVFYGIMIPMTNPLICSLRNREVKEALKEIGKRGF, from the exons ATGTTGGTCATGGAACAAATCAATGGCTCTCTGGTAACTGAATTCATTCTCCTGGGATTTGCTGGTCAACACAAGTTTTGGCATATCCTCCTCATAGTATTTCTAGTGATCTATGTGACCACACTAGTGGGTAATATTGGGATGATCTTACTCATCAGGATTGAATCCGGCCTTCACACCCCCATGTACTTTTTCCTCCAATACTTGGCATTTGTTGATCTCTGCTATTCCTCTGCTATCACTCCCAAGATGCTGCAAAA TGTAGAAACAGAAAATTCCATCTCATTCATAGGGTGTATGGTGCAATTACTAGTCTATGGTGCTTTTATAACAATTGACTGCTATATTCTTGCTGCAATGGCAGCGGACCGTTATGTAGCCATTTGTAACCCTCTCCACTATCCAACAGTCATGACCCAGACAGTCTGCATTCAGCTCTTAGCTGGTTCCTATGTCTCAGGTTTCCTCAATGCCTCTGTAAATACAAGCTTTACTTTCTCACTGAACCTTTGCAAGTCCAATAAAATTAACCACTTTTTCTGTGATGCAACCCCAATTCTTGCCCTCTCATGCTGCAACATTGATTTAAATGTCATGCTCCCAACGGTTTTTGTGGGGTTTAACTTGACATTCACTGTGTTGGTCGTCATCTTCTCCTACCTATATATTCTGGCTGCCATCCTGAAGATATCTTctggtgcagggagaagaaaagccttctCCACGTGTGCCTCCCACCTGACAGCAGTCACCATTGTCTATGGGACTCTCTCTTACATGTATCTGCACCACGGGACCAATGAGtctcaagaacaagaaaaaatggCTTCTGTGTTCTATGGCATTATGATCCCCATGACAAACCCTCTCATCTGCAGCCTGAGAAACCGAGAGGTGAAAGAAGCCCTGAAAGAGATTGGGAAGAGGGGCTTCTAG